Within Bacillota bacterium, the genomic segment CTAATCTCGGTGGTCGGTGCGAGCGGGCCGTGCGCCGGCGGGACAATGACCGACGCGCGAAGGCACTGCGGAGCGCCATCCGAGACGGGTCACACTCTTTCGATCCGAGCCCGTCAGCTAACCTCGCAAGCGTGGGAAGAGGAGGTGGGTTGGGTGGAAGTCATGCGACCGTAACATGGCTGTGCCATGTGCGGTGATTGTGGCTTCACCCAGGGAGTGCCCACCCTGGGTGTTTTCTTTCCCTTCCCTCTGCCACTTCGTTGTCTTCCTCGGCGGATGGTTCAACAAGGCCGGTGTTCTCGCGAGGCGCATGGCGCGCGTCGTGCGTATGGGGCGCATGAGGTGTATGAGGTGCATGGTGCCCATGACGTACGTGACGCGCAGGACACGCATGAGGCGCAGGCAGCGTGGGGCGTCGAGCCTGGGGCGCACGATCCGTTTCAGCACGAGGCGCGCGGACGCGCGGAACATGAAGCCCTGGTCATGCTCGTATTCGTGCCCTGGCCTTGCGCACCCTCACATCGGCTTTGGAGCGACACTCCGCAAGGAGCAACGCTCCGCAACGAGGCGGCGTCTGGTCCACGGCGAGAAAGCAAGGAGGGAGCAAGATGAGACCAGAGAGTGGTTTTTCGGTGCTGGGAGCGGGAAACGGAGGTCAGGCCATGGCTGGGCACTTGGCCGTCCTGGGATTTCCGGTGATGCTGTACAGCCGGGACCGGCACAAACTGGAAGAGCTCGAGACTGCCGGTGGCCTCGAGCTCGACGGAGAGATCCAGGGCTTCGTGAGCGGCGTAAAGCTGACGAGTTCGCCCGAGGAGGCTGCAGCCTTCTCGGACGTGCTAATGGTGGTGGTCCCCGCGTTTGCCCACGGGGAAGTAGCCCGAACGCTTGCACCTCACCTTCGTGACGGACACATCGTGGTCCTGAACCCCGGTCGCACGCTCGGGGCGATCGAGTTCGAGCACACCCTGCGACAGCACGGCTGCCTGGCGCAGGTCGTGGTTGCGGAGACCCAGTCGCTCCTGTACGCATGCAGGATCGTAGCTCCTGGCAAGGTTAGGGTCTTCAGCATCAAGCGCCGAGTCCCTGTTGCTGCTCTCCCCGCGTGGCGGACGGTGAACGTCGTCCGCAGGCTGAGGCGGGCGTTTCCCCAGTTCGTGACGGCATCCCACATCCTCGAGACAGGGCTTGACAACATCGGAGCCATATTCCATCCGACTCCTACCATCCTAAACCTCGCCAGGATAGAGCAGGGCTCGTCCTTCGATTACTACCACGACGGGATTAGCCCCGCCGTGGCGAGAGTCCTAGCCCGCATGGATGAGGAGCGCCTCACGGTCGCTCGTGAGCTTGGCATGGTCGCGAGGAGCGCCAGGGAGTGGCTTGCCGATACTTACGGGGCGTCCGGGATCGACCTTCACGAGGCCATCATGAACACCAAGGCGTACAAAGGAATCAAGGCTCCCGGCGAGGTGAACACCCGCTACATTCTGGAAGATGTTCCGACAGGGCTCGTGCCGATATCGTCTCTGGGAGAGATGGTCGACGTCCCAACTCCCACGATGGACGCGGTGATCGAGCTTGCTTCGGTCATCACGGGCCAGAACTTCCGGGCTTC encodes:
- a CDS encoding NAD/NADP octopine/nopaline dehydrogenase family protein — translated: MRPESGFSVLGAGNGGQAMAGHLAVLGFPVMLYSRDRHKLEELETAGGLELDGEIQGFVSGVKLTSSPEEAAAFSDVLMVVVPAFAHGEVARTLAPHLRDGHIVVLNPGRTLGAIEFEHTLRQHGCLAQVVVAETQSLLYACRIVAPGKVRVFSIKRRVPVAALPAWRTVNVVRRLRRAFPQFVTASHILETGLDNIGAIFHPTPTILNLARIEQGSSFDYYHDGISPAVARVLARMDEERLTVARELGMVARSAREWLADTYGASGIDLHEAIMNTKAYKGIKAPGEVNTRYILEDVPTGLVPISSLGEMVDVPTPTMDAVIELASVITGQNFRASGRSLQNLGLDDLDVGELHRYILEGREAVA